The DNA window CGAGGAATTCGCCGCCTTTGCCAAGAGCCGCGGCTGGAAGAACCTGGCCGAAGAGTTCGACGAGTAAAGTCCGACGAGTAAAACAGGGTTTTGCGGGGGCGCTCCCTGAGCAGCATGGGCGCGGTGCGTGCCGGCTGCCGCCCGGCGGTGCTTGCCCCTAATCCAGGATGATCGACCTGATCGTTCCGACCGACGGTTTCGCACGGGATTCGAAGCGCACCGTGCGTATGCCGCCCTGCGCGAGCCGCTCGTCCCTGATCTCATCCCTGGCGCGCTGGTGCGTCCTGTCATCGAGTTCCACCACGGCGACCACCTCGCAACGCCTGTCGCATATCACGTAATCCACCCGCTGCTGCGCCACGCGCAGGCGGTCGATGTACCGCCTCTTCTCGCTGGTGCTTGCCGCTTCGATCAGCGCGGACATGGCGACCTGGGGAAACACATAGTGTTGCGGCAACGCCGCGACGAGGCGTCCGAAAAACTCCAGCTCGTTTCCCGTCATCAGGGGCCGCTCCCGGTACACGCCCAGCGCAATGCGCTTGCGCCGCCGATCGGCCAGGAACACCGCAACGGCCAGGACGAGCGCGGCCATCACCAGCGCCAGCATCACTTCTTGTTTCATCAGACAACTATCTACAGAGCAATAAAGACGGCATCTTAGCCGGTGATGCCGTCGAGAGCCAGCCCTGTTAC is part of the Pseudoduganella lutea genome and encodes:
- a CDS encoding DUF2726 domain-containing protein, whose protein sequence is MKQEVMLALVMAALVLAVAVFLADRRRKRIALGVYRERPLMTGNELEFFGRLVAALPQHYVFPQVAMSALIEAASTSEKRRYIDRLRVAQQRVDYVICDRRCEVVAVVELDDRTHQRARDEIRDERLAQGGIRTVRFESRAKPSVGTIRSIILD